A genome region from Nitrospira sp. includes the following:
- the phoU gene encoding phosphate signaling complex protein PhoU — MKQRHFDQDLAHLKQTLLRMGGLVESQIQQALEALVERDSDLAVDVIKQDHDVNALDVEIDELCIQLLALQQPTARDLRFVTTGMKISSELERMGDLAENIAQRALELNGEPQLKPYIDIPRMANWTMRMVKDCLDAFVNSDPVLARKVCVDDDFVDEVNEQLFRELLSFMLEDTRTITRAIRLTFVAKSLERIADHATNIAELVVYMVEGKNIRHVAPSASL, encoded by the coding sequence ATGAAGCAACGACATTTCGATCAAGATCTCGCGCATCTCAAGCAGACATTGCTCCGTATGGGCGGGCTCGTCGAGTCGCAGATCCAGCAGGCCCTGGAGGCACTGGTGGAGCGGGATTCCGATCTGGCGGTCGACGTCATCAAGCAGGACCACGATGTGAATGCGTTGGATGTCGAGATCGACGAGCTCTGCATCCAATTGCTGGCCCTTCAACAGCCGACGGCCCGCGATCTTCGCTTTGTGACGACGGGGATGAAAATTTCGTCCGAATTGGAACGCATGGGCGACCTGGCCGAGAACATCGCTCAGCGAGCCCTGGAATTGAACGGCGAGCCGCAGCTAAAGCCCTATATCGACATCCCGCGCATGGCCAACTGGACGATGCGCATGGTCAAGGATTGCCTGGATGCCTTCGTGAATTCAGATCCGGTGTTGGCGCGGAAGGTGTGTGTCGACGACGATTTTGTCGATGAGGTGAATGAGCAGTTGTTTCGCGAACTGCTCTCCTTTATGCTGGAAGATACGCGTACCATTACCCGTGCGATCCGGCTCACTTTCGTGGCGAAATCTCTCGAGCGGATTGCCGATCATGCCACTAATATTGCGGAACTTGTCGTCTACATGGTTGAAGGCAAGAACATCCGACACGTAGCCCCCTCTGCGAGCCTGTAG